A region of Spodoptera frugiperda isolate SF20-4 chromosome 26, AGI-APGP_CSIRO_Sfru_2.0, whole genome shotgun sequence DNA encodes the following proteins:
- the LOC118264500 gene encoding EKC/KEOPS complex subunit Tprkb has protein sequence MTPEPYIVELDPDTKTTLKIYLFENVRNVEAIRNNIIQGVWKCAAIKPELIVEPFQVAVAANKAVLSEKQNTMVTRTVFSEILYNLSITKNITQSLSRFGIEKDTNLLLCFLITEDVDTSTEILSQIEGEFTPISDLKRFTSMKNLNNQYRLNTLEKNQELTDIIVSRMVTKSFVTH, from the coding sequence ATGACGCCCGAGCCATACATTGTTGAATTAGATCCCGACACAAAAACAAccttaaagatttatttatttgaaaacgtaCGGAATGTAGAAGCCATAAGAAATAATATCATACagggagtttggaaatgtgcagCTATTAAGCCAGAATTAATTGTTGAGCCATTCCAAGTAGCAGTAGCAGCAAACAAAGCCGTTTTATCTGAGAAACAAAATACAATGGTTACAAGAACAGTTTTCTCCGagatattgtataatttatcaattacaaaaaacatcaCACAAAGTTTGAGCCGATTTGGTATAGAAAAGGACACCAATTTGTTATTATGCTTTTTGATTACTGAAGATGTAGATACAAGCACAGAGATTTTATCACAAATTGAAGGTGAATTTACTCCTATAAGTGATTTAAAAAGGTTTACTTCAATGAAGAATCTAAATAACCAGTATAGATTGAACACTTTGGAGAAAAATCAAGAATTAACTGACATTATTGTCAGCAGAATGGTAACAAAAAGTTTTGTAACACATTAA
- the LOC118264501 gene encoding methylglutaconyl-CoA hydratase, mitochondrial codes for MLFPKLLRYNLILKNKSIRLLATNTQQQTENVSPVVYEKLLGTDRGIALYGLHSPKNRNALSFNMIEAMREVNQLIREDTKISVVILHSMVPGIFCAGADLKERFKMSDDEVAKFVKGLRATFIEIEDLPMPTIAAIEGVAVGGGLELALACDIRVVAETAKLGLVETGRGLIPGAGGTQRLPRAVNINIAKELIYTSRVVTGKEAKELGVVNHVVPQNTSNNAALEKALSLGREIMHNAPIALRCAKQAINEGIQLSIKDGYEVEQKCYEINIPTKDRQEGMISFMEKRKPIYEGH; via the exons atgttatttccAAAGTTGTTaagatacaatttaatattaaagaataAGTCAATCCGTTTATTAGCGACTAACACGCAACAGCAAACAGAGAATGTAAGCCCCGTAGTGTATGAGAAGTTGTTGGGAACCGACCGGGGTATCGCTTTGTATGGATTACATAGTCCCAAAAATCGCAATGCATTGAGTTTCAACATGATCGAAGCTATGAGAGAAGTCAACCAATTGATCAGAGAGGACACTAAAATATCAGTAGTTATACTTCACAGCATGGTACCTGGAATATTCTGCGCTG GTGCCGATTTGAAAGAGCGATTCAAAATGTCTGATGATGAAGTTGCCAAGTTCGTCAAGGGACTCCGAGCAACATTTATAGAAATTGAAGATTTGCCCATGCCAACAATCGCGGCTATAGAAGGTGTAGCAGTGGGAGGTGGCTTGGAGCTGGCCTTAGCATGTGACATCAGAGTTGTGGCTGAAACAGCCAAGCTGGGACTCGTTGAGACCGGTCGGGGCCTTATCCCTGGGGCCGGGGGTACTCAAAGATTGCCCCGAGCTGTCAACATCAATATTGCCAAAGAACTTATTTACACTTCAAGAGTAGTCACTGGCAAGGAAGCAAAGGAATTAG GCGTTGTCAATCATGTAGTACCACAGAACACCTCAAACAATGCAGCCCTAGAAAAGGCTTTATCTTTAGGAAGGGAGATAATGCACAATGCACCAATTGCTCTCCGTTGTGCCAAACAAGCAATCAATGAAGGAATACAACTCAGTATCAAGGATGGTTATGAAGTCGAGCAAAAATGTTATGAGATAAACATACCCACAAAAGATCGCCAGGAGGGTATGATATCTTTTATGGAAAAGAGAAAACCCATTTACGAGGGTCATTAG